A stretch of Lactuca sativa cultivar Salinas chromosome 6, Lsat_Salinas_v11, whole genome shotgun sequence DNA encodes these proteins:
- the LOC111901112 gene encoding monodehydroascorbate reductase, chloroplastic/mitochondrial has protein sequence MRSAASVRRSMSTISSSMSIKHGISLWCPQSPSLNRQHSGVVYSRTRSLHRRNFVVSASSSFANENREFVIVGGGNAAGYAARTFVEHGMADGKLCIVSKEAYAPYERPALTKGYLFPLDKKPARLPGFHTCVGSGGERQTPDWYKEKGIEMIYEDPVTTIDAKNQTLTTNSGKILKYGSLIVATGCTASRFPEKIGGNLHGVHYIRDVADADSLISSLGKAQKVVIVGGGYIGMEVAAATVAWNLDTTVIFPENHLLPRLFTPSLAQKYEELYQQSGVKLMKGASIKSLESGPDGNVTGVKLENGSTIEADLVVIGIGAKPAVGPFEKAVTLNSTVGGIEVDGLFRSNVPGIFAIGDVAAFPLKMYDRISRVEHVDHARGSAQHCVKALLTAQTHNYDYLPYFYSRVFEYEGSSRKVWWQFFGDNVGEAIQIGNFDPKIATFWLDSGKLKGVLLESGSPEEFQLLPKLARSQPSIDKVKLQNAASVEEALEIAGASL, from the exons ATGCGATCAG CTGCGTCTGTTAGACGATCAATGTCGACCATATCAAGTTCAATGTCGATCAAACACGGGATTTCACTGTGGTGTCCTCAATCTCCGTCGCTCAATCGTCAGCACTCTGGTGTGGTTTATTCGAGAACGAGAAGCCTCCACCGGAGAAACTTCGTCGTTTCTGCATCATCCTCTTTTGCTAATGAGAATCGAGA ATTTGTGATAGTTGGAGGTGGAAATGCTGCTGGATATGCAGCAAGGACTTTTGTCGAACATGGAATGGCCGATGGAAAGCTCTGCATCGTTTCCAAAGAG GCATATGCTCCATATGAGCGCCCTGCTCTAACAAAAGGTTATCTATTTCCTTTAGACAAAAAGCCAGCTCGTTTGCCT ggttttcatacttgtGTGGGTTCAGGAGGTGAGAGGCAAACTCCTGATTGGTATAAGGAGAAAGGGATAGAG ATGATTTATGAAGATCCAGTGACAACAATTGATGCAAAGAATCAAACATTGACAACAAATTCAGGAAAAATTCTCAAATATGGATCACTCATAGTTGCCACAGGGTGCACTGCATCTAG ATTTCCAGAGAAAATTGGGGGAAACTTACATGGAGTTCACTATATACGCGATGTTGCTGATGCAGATTCATTAATATCATCACTG ggGAAAGCACAAAAAGTAGTTATCGTTGGTGGTGGCTATATTGGCATGGAAGTTGCAGCTGCTACTGTTGCATGGAATCTTGACACAACT GTTATATTTCCAGAAAACCATCTTTTACCAAGGCTGTTTACTCCTTCACTAGCCCAAAAATATGAAGAACTCTACCAACAGAGTGGTGTCAAGCTCATGAAG GGTGCATCTATAAAAAGCTTGGAATCAGGTCCTGATGGAAATGTGACAGGTGTGAAACTTGAAAATGGATCTACCATTGAAGCAGACTTG GTTGTTATTGGTATTGGAGCAAAACCTGCTGTGGGTCCCTTTGAAAAAGCTGTTACCTTAAATTCAACTGTTGGTGGGATAGAG GTTGATGGCCTGTTCAGAAGCAATGTACCAGGAATATTCGCTATTGGTGATGTGGCAGCATTCCCACTCAAA ATGTATGATAGGATATCACGTGTAGAACATGTGGATCATGCGCGTGGTTCAGCACAGCATTGTGTAAAAGCTTTACTAACTGCACAAACTCACAATTATGATTATCTTCCTTATTTCTATTCGAGAGTTTTTGAATATGAAGGAAGTTCAAGAAAAGTATGGTGGCAATTTTTTGGAGATAATG TTGGAGAAGCAATTCAAATTGGGAATTTCGATCCAAAAATTGCTACATTTTGGTTGGATTCTG GTAAATTGAAGGGTGTTCTTCTTGAAAGTGGATCTCCAGAG GAGTTCCAACTGCTTCCTAAACTTGCAAGGAGTCAACCATCAATTGACAAAGTCAAACTTCAAAATGCAGCTTCTGTTGAGGAAGCCCTTGAGATTGCGGGAGCTTCTTTATAG